ATGTCGCCATTGGCGTAGGGCGGGCCGTCGTGGAAGATGAACTTCTCGCGGCCGGCGCGGCTCTCGCGCAGCTTCTCGTAGAGCCCGATTTCCTGCCAGCGCGCGGCAATACCCGGCTCCTTCTGCGGAAGGCCGGCCTTCATGGGGAAGTCGGTCTTCGGCAGGAAGACCGTATCTCTGTAGTCGCGCTTTTCTGTCATTATGCCCAATTCAAGTTTGGGGGCCGCTTAGTAGAGTGCGCGCGCGGTCGCAATCCTTCTCCATCTGGGCGATCAATTCCTCGAGGCTGTCGAACTTGGCTTCGGGCCGCAGGAAATGGTGGAAGGCGACCTCGATCTCCTGGCCGTAGAGATCGCCCGAGAAATCGAAGAAATAGGGTTCGAGCAGTTCCTTGGGCGGTTCGAACTGGGGCCTGACGCCGATATTGGCCGCGCCCTGCAGCACTTCGCCCGTGGCCAAGATCCGCCCGGTCACCGCATAGACCCCGTATTTGGGGCGCAAATACTTGTCGATCGCAAGGTTGGCGGTGGGATAGCCGATATCGCGTCCGCGCTTGTCGCCATGCTCGACGATCCCGCGAATGGCGAAGGGGCGGGTAAGCAGTTCCGCCGCGACTTCGGGCTTGCCTTCGCGCAGGGCCTCGCGGATGCGGCTGGAGGAGACGATCTCGCCGCCATCCTCGACCACCTCGACCACGCGCGATTCGAGGCCGCGCTCGCCCCCCAGCGACTGGAGCAGTGCGACATTGCCCCTGGCCCCCTTACCGAAGGTGAAATCGCCGCCAGTGACGACGCCATGCGCGCCGAAGCGCTGGCACAATATCTCGCTAATGAAGTCCTCGGCGCTTGTTCCGGCAAGCTCGGCGTCGAAGTGGAACACCAGCATCGCGGTCGCCCCGGCGGCGAGATAGAGTTCCTGTCGCTGTTCGAGCGTCGTCAGGCGGAAGGGCGGAACGTCGGGCTTGAAGAAGCGCACCGGATGCGGATCGAAGGTCGCGATGATCGAGGGGCGGCCTTCGGCATGCGCCCAGTCGATCGCCTGGCCCGCGACCGCCTGGTGCCCGCGGTGGAAGCCGTCGAAATTGCCGAGCGCAATCACCGCGCCGCGCAGCGCCGCGGGCACTTCGTCGCGGTGGTCGAGCCATCTCATGCGGAAGGTTCGCTGGCTGGCTCGGAGGGCAACTCGGCCAAGGGGATCAGGCCGTTGCGGATCAACCGCAAAGCATTCTCGCCCATCGCGGCGCGGATTTCCGCCTCACTGAAACCCTCGTCGAGCAGCGCCTGCGTCACCTGCGTCAATTGCGAGGTGTCGAAGCGCACCGTGGTCGCTCCGTCATAATCGCTGCCGAGGGCAACATGCTCGATCCCAACGAGGTCTCGGATATGCTTCATCGCTTTCGCTGCCGCGCGCGGATCGGTGCTGCAGATCGCACCGTCCCAATAGCCGACGCCGATCACCCCGCCGGTTGCCGCGACCCCGCGAATCTCTTCGTCGGTGAGGTTGCGATTGACCTCGCAGGTCGCCTGCACCCCGCCGTGGCTCGACACGACCGGGCGGCGCGCCATGCTGAGTACTTCGGCGACGCATTTGTGGCTGCAATGCGCGATGTCGACCACCATGCCCATGTCTTCCATGCGGCGGACGACCTCGCGGCCCATCTCGGTCAGGCCGTCCTTCTTCTCGCCATGCATCGACCCGGCCAGCTCGTTGTCGAAGAAATGGGTCAGCCCCGCCATGCGGAAGCCCGCCTCGTAAAGCCGGTCGAGATTGGCGATGTCGCCTTCGAGATTGTGGAGCCCTTCGATGCTGAGCATGGCGCCGACCGGCGGCCGCTTGCCCAGCTCCCGCGCGCGTTGCAGCCGGTCGACGTCTTCCGCCCCGCGCACTTCATACAGGGTGTCGCGCGCTTCCTCGACCGCGCGCACCAGCTTCTCGGCATGCCAGAGCGAGCGCTCGAGCAGGCTGTTCCAGGTCCGGGTCGGCTGGAGCTGGCCGATCACCAGCGCGGTCAGCTGGTCGGTGTTCGACGGGTTCGAATCGTAGTTCTGGTCCTCCGGCGACTTGGTCACGCTCGAGAACACCTGCAGCGCGACATTGCCTTCCTCGAGCCGCGGCAAATCCATGTGCCCGCGATCCGCCCGCTCCAGCATGCTACGCTTCCACAGCAGCGTGTCCGAATGCAGATCGACGATGGTGAGCGTTGCGTGCAGCGCCTTCGCCTCGTCCGAGACTTCGATCAGCGGCTCGCCGTCGACCCGGTTGGTCTGTGCCTCGAAATAGCCCGGCGCGAAGACGAAGAAACCCGCAGCCGCGAGCGCGATCAGGATCAGCAGGGCGTAGAGAAGCTTGCGCATCAGGATTCCTCTTCCGCCCTCGTGTAGGTGACAAAGCTGTGAGGCGGAAGCTCGCCCGCCGCCTCATGGTCTTCGCGCGCAGCGACTTCCCATTCGCTGCCGAGCGGGGGCATGAAAGTGTCGCCCGCGGATTCGGCGTGGATTTCGGTGAGTTCGATGCGGTCGGCGCGGTCCATGAAGACGTCATAGATCGCGGCGCCACCCACCACTGCAATTTCGCCGGTTGGGTTGGCTTGTCGTGCCAGCCCGATCGCTTCATCGACCGAGCGCGCAACTTCGGCGCCGGTGCTGTCCCAGCTTTCGCGCCGGGTGAGCACGATATGGCGTCGCCCCGGCAGCAGGCCGGGCAGGCTCTCGAACGTCTTGCGCCCCATGATCATCGGCTTCCCGATAGTGAGCGCCTTGAACCGCTTGAGGTCGGCCGGAAGTCGCCAGGGCAGGTCGCCGTCGAGGCCGATCGCGCCATTGGCAGCGCGCGCGTAGATCAGGAACAGGCCCGGTTCGATTTCGCTCACGCGGCTGCGTTGCTCACGCGCGTTACGTGGCCCATCTTGCGTCCGCCGCGCGCTTCCTTCTTGCCGTAAAGGTGTAGGTGCGCCTCGCCATCTTCCGCCAAAATCGTATGTGCGGTCAGCGCATCCTCGCCGACGATGTTGCGCATCTCGACCTGGGCGAAGCGCGTTTCGGTCGAACCGAGCGGCAGGCCGCAGACGGCGCGGATATGGTTCTCGAACTGGCTCGTCGCCGCGCCCTCGATCGTCCAGTGGCCCGAATTATGGACGCGCGGCGCCATCTCGTTGAACACCGGACCATCCTTGGTGGCGAAGAATTCGAGCGTCAGCACGCCGACATATTGCAATGCCTCGGCGACCTTTCGCGCAATGCCGCGTGCCGCATCGACCTGCGCGGCAATCGTCTCGCTGGCCGGCAAAGTGGAGGTCGCCAGCATGCCGTCCTCGTGGACGTTCTCGGACGAATCCCAGAACAGCACTTCGCCATCATGGCTGCGCACGAGGATGACCGAGAATTCGGCTTCGAAGGTCACGAAGCCCTCGTAGACGCAGGCATTGCCGGGAAAGCGCACGCTGTCCGCATCGCGGACCGAGGCGACCCGCCACTGGCCCTTGCCGTCATATCCGTCACGCGCGGTCTTGAGGATGCCGGGCGCGCCGATCCGTTCGACCGCGGCTGCGAATTCCTGATCCGATCCGACCGAGGCATAGGGCGCGGGCCTGCCGCCAAGTTCCTCGACGAAGCGCTTTTCCTTCAACCGGTCCTGCGCGATGCCGAGTGCGCGCGGATGGGGCGCCAGCATGTGCGGCGGGATCATCTCGACCGCCGAGAGCGGGACGTTCTCGAACTCCCAGGTCACGACGTCGCATTTCGAGGCGAAGGCGGCGAGCGCAACCTTGTCGCCCCAGCCCTTCTCGAAGAAGTCGTGGCACACATCCGCCATGACATTGTCGCCAGGGGGTGCATAGCCGGTCACCCTGTAACCGAGCTGCGCGGCGGCCATCGCCAGCATCCGCCCGAGC
This region of Altererythrobacter sp. CAU 1644 genomic DNA includes:
- a CDS encoding bifunctional riboflavin kinase/FAD synthetase, producing the protein MRWLDHRDEVPAALRGAVIALGNFDGFHRGHQAVAGQAIDWAHAEGRPSIIATFDPHPVRFFKPDVPPFRLTTLEQRQELYLAAGATAMLVFHFDAELAGTSAEDFISEILCQRFGAHGVVTGGDFTFGKGARGNVALLQSLGGERGLESRVVEVVEDGGEIVSSSRIREALREGKPEVAAELLTRPFAIRGIVEHGDKRGRDIGYPTANLAIDKYLRPKYGVYAVTGRILATGEVLQGAANIGVRPQFEPPKELLEPYFFDFSGDLYGQEIEVAFHHFLRPEAKFDSLEELIAQMEKDCDRARTLLSGPQT
- a CDS encoding dipeptidase, with protein sequence MRKLLYALLILIALAAAGFFVFAPGYFEAQTNRVDGEPLIEVSDEAKALHATLTIVDLHSDTLLWKRSMLERADRGHMDLPRLEEGNVALQVFSSVTKSPEDQNYDSNPSNTDQLTALVIGQLQPTRTWNSLLERSLWHAEKLVRAVEEARDTLYEVRGAEDVDRLQRARELGKRPPVGAMLSIEGLHNLEGDIANLDRLYEAGFRMAGLTHFFDNELAGSMHGEKKDGLTEMGREVVRRMEDMGMVVDIAHCSHKCVAEVLSMARRPVVSSHGGVQATCEVNRNLTDEEIRGVAATGGVIGVGYWDGAICSTDPRAAAKAMKHIRDLVGIEHVALGSDYDGATTVRFDTSQLTQVTQALLDEGFSEAEIRAAMGENALRLIRNGLIPLAELPSEPASEPSA
- a CDS encoding dihydrofolate reductase — its product is MSEIEPGLFLIYARAANGAIGLDGDLPWRLPADLKRFKALTIGKPMIMGRKTFESLPGLLPGRRHIVLTRRESWDSTGAEVARSVDEAIGLARQANPTGEIAVVGGAAIYDVFMDRADRIELTEIHAESAGDTFMPPLGSEWEVAAREDHEAAGELPPHSFVTYTRAEEES
- a CDS encoding 5-(carboxyamino)imidazole ribonucleotide synthase; its protein translation is MIPPGSTIGVLGGGQLGRMLAMAAAQLGYRVTGYAPPGDNVMADVCHDFFEKGWGDKVALAAFASKCDVVTWEFENVPLSAVEMIPPHMLAPHPRALGIAQDRLKEKRFVEELGGRPAPYASVGSDQEFAAAVERIGAPGILKTARDGYDGKGQWRVASVRDADSVRFPGNACVYEGFVTFEAEFSVILVRSHDGEVLFWDSSENVHEDGMLATSTLPASETIAAQVDAARGIARKVAEALQYVGVLTLEFFATKDGPVFNEMAPRVHNSGHWTIEGAATSQFENHIRAVCGLPLGSTETRFAQVEMRNIVGEDALTAHTILAEDGEAHLHLYGKKEARGGRKMGHVTRVSNAAA